From a single Shewanella donghaensis genomic region:
- a CDS encoding MliC family protein — protein sequence MRRSLLIFLPFLLFNSSITSAAIQAPSFNCKLAQGQIEELICQNNQLTILDIQLNDVYQQLANKVEAAEFAQIKPIQRGWIKGRNDCWKAEDMTACVTAAYSSRITELQIAAGVFEVPAAIQYQCGVAENNTLTKITAYFYNDTATPAAVFTISPSNDYLKSTNIALLSRTASGAKYQGQNFSLWTHQNEATLSQFDQADLNCSVRPELEK from the coding sequence ATGCGTAGGTCATTGCTCATTTTTTTGCCTTTTCTCTTATTTAATTCATCGATTACTTCAGCTGCAATACAGGCACCGTCATTTAATTGCAAACTCGCTCAAGGACAAATCGAAGAGTTAATTTGTCAAAATAATCAGTTAACCATTCTCGACATACAACTTAACGATGTTTACCAGCAGTTAGCCAACAAAGTCGAAGCAGCCGAATTCGCACAGATAAAACCGATACAGCGAGGCTGGATAAAAGGACGCAATGACTGCTGGAAAGCTGAAGACATGACGGCATGCGTCACTGCAGCTTACTCTTCACGTATCACCGAACTTCAGATTGCCGCAGGCGTATTTGAAGTACCAGCTGCGATTCAATATCAATGTGGAGTGGCAGAAAATAATACCTTGACCAAAATTACTGCATATTTCTATAACGACACGGCGACACCTGCAGCTGTATTTACCATTAGTCCAAGCAATGACTACCTCAAAAGCACCAATATCGCTTTACTGAGCAGAACAGCTTCAGGCGCAAAGTACCAAGGGCAAAATTTCAGTTTATGGACTCATCAAAATGAAGCAACCTTAAGTCAATTTGACCAAGCGGATCTGAATTGTTCAGTTAGACCAGAATTAGAAAAATAA
- a CDS encoding MarR family winged helix-turn-helix transcriptional regulator, with protein sequence MSEEFEALALENQVCFALYSATNAMVRAYRPLLEELSLTYPQYLVMMVLWKESGISVKTLGEKLHLDSGTLTPLLKRLEIKQLVIRDRSKEDERVRVLHLTPEGQALKHKASNIPELMRCKVGGNVDELRQLKLLSEKVLSHLL encoded by the coding sequence ATGAGTGAAGAATTCGAGGCATTAGCATTAGAAAATCAAGTGTGCTTTGCGCTTTATAGTGCAACTAATGCCATGGTACGAGCTTATCGCCCTTTACTTGAAGAGTTATCGCTAACCTATCCTCAGTATTTGGTGATGATGGTGCTTTGGAAGGAGTCAGGTATTAGTGTGAAAACCCTGGGTGAGAAATTACATCTCGATTCAGGCACATTAACACCGCTTTTAAAACGGCTCGAAATCAAACAATTAGTTATTCGTGATCGCAGTAAAGAAGACGAAAGGGTGAGGGTGTTGCATCTAACACCAGAAGGCCAAGCATTAAAACATAAAGCCAGTAACATTCCTGAGCTGATGCGCTGCAAAGTGGGTGGTAATGTGGATGAATTAAGGCAGTTAAAATTATTGAGTGAGAAAGTGTTAAGTCATTTACTGTAG
- a CDS encoding DUF3581 domain-containing protein, which translates to MFLSPYYAKQDESVFISALQASNFAKHVAEDFNPIHNVGAKRFCVPGDLLFALVLTEFGLSQNMKFKFAGMVGDGVELTLDKQAGDNFSICDTKGKEYLHIEREGELCQCDVQKAAFIKSYVAFSGLNFIHVLVPLMKEYGMMINPTRPLVIYESMSFHLDTFDFTDVSLELVEQHMEIAGKRGDVTLQFALKNDGKVIGSGIKTLVLSGLREYDEEQAQQMCHTYESSKLS; encoded by the coding sequence ATGTTTTTGTCACCTTATTACGCTAAGCAAGACGAGAGTGTGTTTATTTCTGCTTTGCAAGCGAGCAACTTTGCCAAACACGTCGCTGAAGACTTCAATCCTATTCATAATGTTGGCGCCAAACGTTTTTGTGTTCCTGGTGATCTGTTATTTGCTTTGGTGCTAACCGAGTTTGGCCTGAGCCAAAATATGAAGTTCAAGTTTGCAGGAATGGTAGGTGACGGTGTTGAACTGACTCTAGATAAGCAAGCTGGGGATAATTTCAGTATTTGTGACACTAAAGGTAAAGAGTATCTTCATATCGAACGTGAAGGTGAACTCTGTCAGTGTGATGTACAAAAAGCGGCATTCATAAAAAGCTATGTGGCTTTTTCAGGCCTTAACTTTATTCATGTATTAGTGCCATTGATGAAAGAATACGGCATGATGATTAACCCAACTAGACCCTTGGTCATTTATGAAAGCATGTCTTTTCACTTAGACACATTTGATTTCACTGATGTGAGTCTAGAGCTAGTAGAACAACACATGGAAATTGCCGGTAAACGTGGGGATGTAACCCTACAATTTGCCTTGAAAAATGATGGTAAAGTGATTGGTTCTGGTATCAAAACACTGGTATTAAGTGGTTTACGTGAATACGATGAAGAACAAGCACAACAAATGTGCCATACCTATGAGAGCAGTAAACTAAGCTAA
- the chrA gene encoding chromate efflux transporter — translation MWQIFTRFLALGFISFGGPAAHIGYFRQTFVNDLNWLDDKRYGSFVALSQFMPGPGSSQVGFAIGYHRGGLAGAIAAFVGFTLPSFILLFLLAVTSAQWLEADAVVGMIHGLKLLAVVVVADATLGMFSQFCQRKTARMMMVTTAVCLILFPAMLTQIMVLLVAAILGVVFLTRGENITPDNQPIKLNYGWLALFIIGILSTFYFINQTGTLGQIFAQFFQVGSLVFGGGHVVLPLLEANVGEMVSPDRFLTGYALAQAVPGPMFTLATFLGADLWLENPLLGALVATFAIFVPGFLLMLVGLKSWHALSERPAISGAIAGVNAAVVGLLLAALYNPVFTSAVVEPSDMALVFLGFSLLKIFKPNIVILVAGFAATGALLAVF, via the coding sequence ATGTGGCAAATTTTTACCCGTTTTTTAGCATTGGGCTTTATCAGTTTTGGTGGCCCCGCGGCGCACATCGGTTACTTCAGACAGACATTTGTTAATGATCTTAACTGGCTTGATGACAAGCGCTATGGCAGTTTTGTTGCTCTTAGCCAATTTATGCCAGGGCCTGGTTCTAGCCAAGTTGGTTTTGCTATTGGTTATCATCGAGGTGGGCTAGCTGGTGCTATTGCGGCTTTTGTTGGATTCACGCTACCTTCCTTTATCTTACTTTTCTTATTAGCCGTTACTAGTGCGCAGTGGCTTGAGGCGGATGCTGTTGTTGGCATGATCCACGGCTTAAAATTACTTGCTGTTGTTGTTGTCGCAGATGCAACATTGGGCATGTTTAGCCAGTTTTGTCAGCGTAAAACCGCACGTATGATGATGGTGACTACAGCTGTTTGTTTAATATTGTTTCCTGCAATGCTGACACAGATTATGGTGTTACTCGTGGCTGCAATTCTTGGTGTCGTGTTCCTAACAAGAGGTGAAAATATCACACCAGATAACCAGCCTATAAAGTTAAATTACGGTTGGTTAGCGCTCTTTATTATTGGTATTTTGTCGACATTTTATTTTATAAATCAAACTGGCACATTAGGTCAGATTTTTGCTCAGTTCTTTCAGGTGGGTAGTTTGGTTTTTGGTGGCGGTCATGTGGTATTGCCATTACTCGAAGCCAACGTCGGTGAAATGGTAAGTCCTGATAGATTCTTAACGGGCTACGCTTTAGCACAAGCCGTTCCGGGGCCAATGTTTACTTTAGCCACTTTTTTAGGAGCTGACTTGTGGTTAGAGAATCCGCTACTAGGCGCACTGGTTGCTACCTTTGCTATTTTTGTCCCAGGATTTTTATTAATGCTGGTGGGATTAAAAAGTTGGCATGCTCTCAGTGAGCGACCTGCTATTTCAGGCGCGATTGCGGGTGTAAATGCCGCGGTTGTGGGGTTGCTATTGGCTGCGCTTTATAATCCTGTGTTTACCTCTGCAGTGGTTGAACCGAGCGATATGGCATTGGTCTTTTTAGGTTTTAGTTTATTAAAAATATTCAAGCCGAATATTGTTATCTTAGTGGCAGGTTTCGCTGCTACAGGTGCTTTATTGGCAGTGTTCTAG
- a CDS encoding cytoplasmic protein, which produces MAISVNAPSSMPTNIDSGNSLKMAVMAKGQQEVEGQMALDLIEAALPPTQPVGNSGHNINTTA; this is translated from the coding sequence ATGGCCATTTCAGTTAATGCACCATCTTCAATGCCGACGAATATCGATTCGGGTAATAGCCTAAAAATGGCAGTGATGGCTAAAGGTCAACAGGAAGTCGAAGGGCAAATGGCCTTAGATTTAATTGAAGCGGCACTGCCTCCGACTCAACCAGTAGGAAACTCAGGCCATAACATCAATACCACGGCTTAA
- a CDS encoding glycine zipper family protein, with protein sequence MKKLLLLSLSFFAFSASANIIYDKTGVEDKDFIYDEHQCTEMSQQVQKNTDSRGVVSSAAKGAAVGAAGTAIAGGSGSSGAKTGAGVGVAVGLLGGSRDRRANAANYEAEKETVVRNCMANRGYTILN encoded by the coding sequence ATGAAAAAATTATTACTATTATCGCTTTCGTTTTTCGCATTTTCTGCAAGCGCAAATATCATTTACGATAAAACGGGCGTAGAAGACAAAGATTTTATTTACGATGAGCACCAGTGCACTGAAATGTCGCAGCAAGTGCAAAAGAATACTGATTCTCGTGGCGTTGTCAGCAGTGCAGCGAAAGGCGCCGCAGTCGGTGCAGCGGGTACCGCTATAGCGGGTGGCAGTGGTTCAAGTGGTGCTAAAACCGGTGCTGGCGTCGGTGTTGCAGTGGGTTTATTAGGTGGCTCTAGAGATAGAAGAGCTAATGCTGCTAATTATGAAGCTGAAAAAGAAACGGTAGTGCGTAATTGTATGGCAAATCGTGGCTACACGATTTTAAACTAA